Proteins encoded by one window of Nitrincola iocasae:
- a CDS encoding sigma-70 family RNA polymerase sigma factor, protein MNKLNFECVLRAWQLHEKELRAFLYHQLQHVDETDDCLQDVFVKSMQQGKGFCELANPKAWLFRVAKNSLIDRYRRSRPWTELNPEHPQPETDRDAIDELDLCLRRNIRELEPTDREIIEACDLQGMAQLDYAQQQGLTLTATKARLRRARQRLRRLLVTNCQVRFNEVGNVCCHVPRPFDAYRPSVNNSIDVTPNPWVDMND, encoded by the coding sequence ATGAATAAGCTTAATTTCGAGTGTGTGTTACGTGCCTGGCAGCTCCATGAAAAAGAGCTGCGGGCATTTTTGTATCATCAGTTACAACATGTCGATGAAACTGATGACTGTCTTCAGGATGTGTTTGTTAAATCCATGCAGCAGGGTAAAGGCTTTTGTGAGCTGGCAAACCCCAAAGCCTGGTTATTTCGAGTGGCTAAAAATAGCTTGATTGATCGCTATCGTCGATCCAGGCCCTGGACCGAGCTGAATCCTGAACACCCGCAACCCGAGACTGACAGGGATGCTATTGATGAACTGGATCTCTGCCTAAGACGCAATATCCGTGAGTTAGAGCCGACTGACCGTGAAATCATAGAAGCCTGTGATCTACAAGGCATGGCGCAACTAGACTATGCACAGCAACAGGGGCTGACACTAACCGCGACCAAGGCGCGCTTGCGTCGGGCACGTCAGCGCTTACGCCGATTGCTGGTCACCAACTGCCAGGTGCGCTTTAATGAAGTCGGCAATGTCTGCTGTCATGTGCCGCGCCCGTTTGATGCTTACCGGCCATCGGTGAATAATAGCATCGACGTTACTCCGAACCCGTGGGTTGATATGAATGATTAA
- a CDS encoding permease: MYSRLLALYRSNPREGLVLLLMIAAFLLIYFIPAGTERFDNAVLEAFRLTNWYAREHVILCLLPAFLIAGAMATYLSQDAVMRYLGPDASKPVAFSVASVSGTLLAVCSCTVLPLFGGIYKRGAGLGAAIAFLYSGPAINVMAVVVTAKVLGAEIGIARAVGAIVFALVIGTIMHFIYRKEESQRSITNKRGFAGGSSDKPMGIVALFFALMVGILVFANWAAADSPVWMQIYAWKWPITALLSAGLAALLVWHWQWPMLPMLILAGIVAAFAVMMPSIPELPFVIGIGGLMLISSLRDQDREWAVQSWDFAKQILPLLLAGVFVAGFALGRPGHEGIIPSQWVAAAVGDNSLVSTMLASVLGALMYFSTLTEVPIVEALLGAGMGKGPALALLLAGPALSLPNMLVIRTILGTEKTLVYCALVVVMATITGFIYGNWW, encoded by the coding sequence GTGTATAGCCGTCTTTTGGCCCTGTATCGAAGCAACCCTCGCGAAGGGCTGGTGTTGCTACTGATGATAGCGGCATTCTTATTGATCTACTTTATTCCTGCCGGTACCGAGCGCTTTGATAATGCGGTACTGGAGGCTTTCAGGCTGACCAACTGGTATGCACGTGAGCATGTGATTTTATGCCTGCTGCCCGCCTTTTTAATTGCCGGTGCGATGGCCACCTATCTAAGCCAGGATGCGGTGATGCGTTACCTGGGGCCGGATGCCTCAAAACCGGTCGCTTTCAGTGTAGCCTCCGTATCAGGAACCCTGTTGGCGGTATGCTCCTGTACCGTGTTGCCCCTGTTTGGTGGTATCTATAAACGCGGTGCTGGCCTGGGTGCGGCGATTGCCTTCCTGTATTCCGGCCCTGCCATCAATGTGATGGCTGTGGTGGTCACCGCCAAGGTATTGGGTGCCGAAATTGGTATCGCTCGCGCCGTGGGCGCCATCGTCTTTGCCCTGGTGATCGGTACCATCATGCATTTTATCTATCGCAAGGAGGAGTCCCAGCGTTCAATCACCAATAAACGTGGTTTTGCTGGCGGTAGTAGCGATAAACCCATGGGGATAGTCGCGCTGTTTTTTGCCTTGATGGTGGGTATTCTGGTATTTGCCAACTGGGCAGCGGCTGACAGCCCGGTCTGGATGCAGATCTATGCCTGGAAATGGCCGATTACAGCGCTATTGTCGGCTGGCTTAGCTGCGTTGTTGGTTTGGCACTGGCAGTGGCCGATGTTGCCGATGCTGATCCTGGCTGGCATTGTGGCCGCGTTTGCGGTGATGATGCCATCAATACCTGAATTGCCCTTTGTCATCGGTATTGGTGGGTTAATGTTGATCTCATCTCTGCGCGATCAGGATCGAGAATGGGCAGTACAAAGCTGGGATTTTGCCAAGCAGATTCTGCCGCTACTGCTGGCGGGTGTGTTTGTGGCGGGTTTTGCCCTGGGACGTCCCGGTCATGAAGGCATTATTCCATCGCAGTGGGTGGCGGCTGCCGTGGGCGATAACTCACTGGTTTCAACAATGCTTGCCTCTGTTCTGGGGGCATTAATGTATTTTTCTACCCTGACAGAAGTGCCGATCGTTGAAGCACTGTTGGGCGCCGGTATGGGGAAAGGACCGGCACTGGCCTTGCTCTTGGCAGGCCCTGCTTTATCTTTACCCAATATGCTGGTGATCAGAACCATATTGGGCACCGAAAAAACCCTGGTTTACTGTGCGCTGGTGGTTGTGATGGCGACAATTACCGGGTTTATCTACGGTAATTGGTGGTAG
- the arsJ gene encoding organoarsenical effux MFS transporter ArsJ, with protein MLAGLSAGVKQYLVVTGNYWAFTLTDGALRMLVVLYFNQLGYSPLQIAFLFIFYEIFGVVTNLVGGWLGARLGLNRTMNMGLGLQVFALLMLTVPSDWLTVVWVMVAQALSGIAKDLNKMSAKSSIKHLVPENAQGTLYKWVAILTGSKNALKGVGFFMGAVLLSVLGFTGAVLAMAIMLTLVWLLSMLLLKQDLGRMKQKPKFTDIFSKSRAINVLAAARMFLFASRDVWFVVALPVFLKEVLDWSFWQVGFFMASWVIGYGVIQSIAPYFTGKRSGRIPGRSDVVIWGGLLAFFPILIAYGLTLSWPPSTVLVIGLLCFGVVFAVNSSLHSYLIVSFARGDGVSLDVGFYYMANAMGRLIGTLLSGWIYMNWGLEPCLWVSSAMVVLAVLISFALPPGRPESLKPAEN; from the coding sequence ATGTTGGCAGGGCTTTCAGCAGGGGTTAAGCAGTATCTGGTTGTTACCGGTAACTACTGGGCATTTACGCTTACTGATGGTGCTTTACGCATGTTGGTGGTGCTGTATTTCAACCAGTTGGGATACAGCCCCCTGCAGATCGCTTTTTTATTCATCTTTTACGAGATTTTTGGTGTTGTTACCAATCTTGTGGGTGGATGGCTGGGAGCCCGATTGGGTCTTAACCGCACCATGAATATGGGGCTGGGGTTACAAGTTTTTGCACTGTTGATGTTGACAGTACCGAGCGACTGGCTGACCGTCGTATGGGTGATGGTTGCTCAAGCCTTGTCGGGTATTGCCAAAGACCTGAATAAAATGAGTGCCAAAAGTTCGATTAAGCATCTGGTACCTGAAAATGCCCAGGGCACGCTGTATAAATGGGTTGCGATTTTAACCGGATCGAAAAACGCGCTCAAAGGCGTTGGCTTCTTTATGGGCGCGGTGTTGCTGAGCGTACTTGGTTTTACCGGTGCCGTGTTGGCTATGGCAATCATGCTGACGCTCGTGTGGTTGTTGTCGATGCTGTTGTTGAAACAGGATCTGGGACGCATGAAGCAAAAGCCCAAGTTCACCGACATCTTTTCAAAAAGTCGAGCAATAAACGTCTTGGCGGCCGCTCGCATGTTCTTATTTGCCTCCCGTGATGTCTGGTTTGTGGTGGCATTACCGGTGTTTTTGAAAGAAGTGCTGGATTGGAGTTTCTGGCAAGTGGGTTTTTTTATGGCAAGCTGGGTGATTGGCTATGGTGTCATCCAATCCATTGCGCCTTATTTTACTGGTAAACGCAGCGGTAGAATTCCCGGACGTAGTGACGTGGTTATTTGGGGTGGCTTGTTGGCTTTTTTCCCAATACTGATTGCATATGGACTCACTTTGTCATGGCCACCCAGCACTGTGTTGGTGATAGGTTTACTCTGTTTTGGCGTGGTATTTGCGGTTAACTCGTCCCTGCACAGTTATTTAATTGTCAGTTTTGCACGTGGTGATGGCGTATCACTGGATGTGGGTTTCTATTATATGGCCAACGCCATGGGACGCTTAATAGGCACACTTCTATCAGGCTGGATCTATATGAACTGGGGCTTAGAACCCTGTTTGTGGGTGTCCAGCGCGATGGTGGTGCTAGCCGTATTGATTTCTTTCGCCCTGCCGCCCGGTAGACCTGAGAGCCTAAAACCCGCTGAAAATTAA
- the pstB gene encoding phosphate ABC transporter ATP-binding protein PstB, which yields MQMSFDDKQKVSATSSTIKMSARDVKVFYGDTEALHGINMDLYENEVVAFIGPSGCGKSTFLRCFNRMNDTIDSARVTGEILLDGRDIHDKKLDVVQLRAQVGMVFQKPNPFPKSIYENIAYGPRLHGLVDNNKSDLDEIVETSLQRAGLWKEVKDRLDAPGTGLSGGQQQRLCIARAIAVSPEVILMDEPCSALDPIATSIIEELIDELKGSYTIAIVTHNMQQAARVSDKTGFFHLGDLVEINETREIFTNPKDSRTEDYITGRFG from the coding sequence ATGCAGATGAGTTTTGATGATAAGCAAAAGGTCTCTGCAACCTCAAGCACCATCAAGATGAGTGCCCGTGATGTCAAAGTATTCTACGGTGATACTGAAGCTCTGCATGGCATCAATATGGATCTGTATGAAAATGAAGTAGTGGCTTTTATCGGGCCATCCGGTTGTGGTAAGTCGACGTTTTTGCGTTGCTTCAACCGCATGAATGACACTATTGATTCGGCACGTGTTACGGGCGAAATCCTGTTGGATGGCCGTGATATTCACGACAAAAAATTGGATGTGGTTCAGTTGCGGGCGCAGGTGGGCATGGTATTCCAGAAACCCAATCCCTTTCCTAAGTCCATTTATGAAAACATCGCTTACGGTCCACGTTTGCATGGCCTGGTTGATAACAATAAAAGTGATTTGGATGAGATAGTTGAAACCAGTTTGCAGCGTGCGGGTCTGTGGAAAGAGGTAAAAGATCGTCTGGATGCTCCAGGCACTGGTCTATCGGGTGGGCAACAGCAGCGTTTATGTATTGCACGGGCGATTGCGGTCAGCCCTGAAGTGATCTTAATGGATGAACCTTGTTCCGCTTTGGATCCCATTGCTACGTCGATCATCGAAGAGTTGATTGATGAGCTCAAGGGCAGCTACACCATAGCCATCGTAACACACAATATGCAGCAGGCCGCGCGCGTGTCTGACAAAACCGGCTTTTTCCATCTGGGGGATCTGGTTGAGATCAATGAAACGCGAGAGATCTTCACTAATCCAAAAGATTCACGTACCGAAGATTATATAACCGGCCGTTTCGGTTGA
- the pstC gene encoding phosphate ABC transporter permease subunit PstC, with amino-acid sequence MSNLALIAVLLMMMAFVYQVGLVRSRKVAVTTSGDKIRLHSRPVYHGTLLALWTVVPAAIIFLGWSFLQPGIIESMVVAQLPPEVVAGSNNDIRNVLQRITNLSTGFGLTDEALPYELAAAEHMQKLKTTGNLLMLALMASVAAAALVFNLKRIHPDLRARNAVERVVRFLLIACSTVAILTTIGIVFSMFGEAMRFFSFVSPMDFFFGTTWNPRFSTVGTGGQGGFGMLPLLWGTLMIAIIALLVAVPVGLMTAIYLAEYAHPKVRAIAKPIIEILAGIPTIVYGFFALVTVGPFLSMMGATLGLEIRATSAITAGIVMGIMIIPFISSLSDDIITQVPKAMRDGSLGLGATKSETVRKVVFPAALPGIVGAILLAASRAIGETMIVVLAAGNSPILTANPFEAVSTMTVTIVNQLTGDQDFASPQSLVAFALGLTLFVITLCLNVVALVIVRKYREQYE; translated from the coding sequence ATGAGTAACCTGGCACTGATTGCTGTACTGTTGATGATGATGGCCTTTGTTTATCAAGTAGGACTGGTACGCAGTCGTAAGGTCGCTGTCACAACATCGGGTGATAAAATTAGATTGCATTCACGGCCTGTATATCATGGAACCTTACTGGCGCTTTGGACAGTGGTGCCAGCGGCTATCATTTTTCTAGGCTGGTCTTTTTTACAGCCAGGTATTATCGAATCAATGGTGGTTGCACAGTTGCCACCAGAAGTTGTAGCCGGTAGCAATAATGATATACGCAATGTGCTGCAAAGAATTACAAATTTATCCACAGGCTTTGGCCTGACTGATGAAGCATTACCCTATGAATTAGCGGCTGCAGAACATATGCAAAAGCTAAAAACCACAGGGAATTTGTTAATGTTGGCATTGATGGCCTCGGTTGCCGCTGCCGCACTTGTCTTTAATTTGAAGCGTATTCATCCGGATTTACGCGCTCGGAACGCTGTTGAACGTGTCGTTCGGTTCCTTTTGATAGCCTGCTCAACGGTAGCGATTTTGACCACGATTGGCATAGTCTTTTCTATGTTTGGCGAAGCGATGCGCTTCTTTTCATTCGTCAGTCCCATGGACTTCTTTTTTGGAACCACTTGGAACCCGCGCTTCTCAACCGTAGGGACTGGAGGCCAGGGTGGTTTTGGTATGTTGCCACTGCTTTGGGGCACTCTGATGATTGCTATCATTGCCTTATTAGTGGCTGTACCAGTGGGGTTGATGACGGCGATTTATCTTGCTGAGTATGCGCATCCTAAAGTAAGAGCAATTGCGAAACCTATTATTGAAATCTTAGCGGGTATTCCAACGATTGTTTATGGTTTTTTTGCTTTGGTGACGGTGGGGCCTTTCTTGTCAATGATGGGTGCGACACTGGGGTTAGAGATTCGCGCAACATCTGCGATAACAGCTGGGATTGTCATGGGGATTATGATTATTCCATTTATTTCATCCTTATCTGATGACATTATTACCCAAGTACCTAAAGCCATGCGAGATGGATCCTTGGGACTCGGTGCTACCAAATCCGAAACCGTTCGCAAAGTGGTATTTCCAGCGGCATTGCCGGGGATTGTCGGTGCGATCTTGTTGGCAGCCAGTCGAGCAATCGGTGAAACCATGATTGTAGTATTGGCAGCGGGCAACAGCCCTATACTTACAGCAAACCCTTTTGAGGCTGTCTCTACTATGACGGTGACCATCGTCAATCAGCTGACAGGTGACCAGGACTTTGCTAGTCCGCAGTCTCTGGTAGCTTTTGCTTTGGGTTTGACTCTGTTCGTGATCACCTTATGTCTGAACGTTGTGGCATTGGTTATCGTTCGTAAATACCGTGAACAGTACGAGTAA
- a CDS encoding thioredoxin family protein — MKFTIYGSGCAKCKQLTENTELAANNKGIVYELVKVTDTNDIIDAGIMRTPALAIDDEIVIEGKVASADEVASLLV, encoded by the coding sequence ATGAAATTTACTATCTATGGCAGTGGCTGTGCGAAATGTAAGCAGTTAACCGAAAATACCGAGTTGGCCGCAAATAACAAAGGTATAGTCTATGAGTTAGTCAAAGTAACTGATACCAATGATATTATTGATGCGGGTATTATGCGAACACCGGCTTTGGCCATTGATGATGAAATCGTCATTGAAGGTAAGGTCGCCAGTGCGGATGAGGTGGCCAGCCTGTTGGTCTGA
- a CDS encoding ArsJ-associated glyceraldehyde-3-phosphate dehydrogenase, with amino-acid sequence MAIKVGINGFGRMGRLALRAAWDWPEFEFVQINEPAAGAESLAHLLNFDSVHGRWGHEAGAEDGQLVIAGKRIRVTQEKTLEGNDWSGCDLVFECSGKMKTKAQLQVYLDQGVKRVVVSAPVKEPGVLNVVMGVNDHLYDPLQHPIVTAASCTTNCLAPVVKVIHESLGIRHASMTTIHDLTNTQTILDAPHKDLRRARACGSSLIPTTTGSAKAIIEIFPELAGRINGHAVRVPLANASLTDCVFEVERPTSATEVNALLKTAAEGPLAGILGYEERPLVSVDYRGDSRSSIIDALSTMVVNETHVKIYAWYDNEWGYALRMVELGRKVGVMDQE; translated from the coding sequence ATGGCGATTAAAGTAGGTATCAATGGTTTTGGTCGTATGGGGCGTCTGGCATTGCGGGCGGCCTGGGATTGGCCAGAATTTGAGTTTGTCCAGATCAATGAACCGGCCGCTGGCGCCGAGAGTCTGGCCCACTTGCTTAACTTCGATTCGGTACATGGTCGCTGGGGTCATGAAGCAGGTGCTGAAGATGGTCAACTGGTGATCGCAGGCAAGCGCATCCGAGTAACGCAGGAAAAAACCCTTGAGGGTAATGACTGGTCAGGCTGTGATCTGGTATTCGAATGCTCAGGCAAGATGAAAACCAAGGCTCAGTTGCAAGTCTACCTGGATCAAGGCGTTAAGCGCGTTGTGGTTTCGGCGCCGGTTAAAGAGCCGGGTGTGCTGAATGTGGTGATGGGCGTCAATGATCACCTCTATGATCCACTGCAACATCCAATCGTCACAGCCGCTTCCTGTACCACCAATTGCCTGGCGCCTGTGGTTAAAGTGATACATGAGTCTTTAGGTATTCGTCATGCCAGCATGACCACCATTCATGACTTAACCAATACCCAAACCATTCTGGATGCACCTCACAAGGATTTACGTCGGGCAAGAGCCTGTGGTAGCAGCCTGATTCCGACAACGACTGGATCGGCAAAAGCCATTATTGAAATCTTCCCTGAACTGGCTGGCCGAATTAATGGTCACGCCGTGCGTGTACCGCTGGCCAATGCGTCGCTAACGGATTGCGTCTTTGAAGTTGAACGTCCTACCAGTGCCACAGAAGTAAATGCGTTGCTCAAAACTGCAGCCGAAGGCCCTTTAGCGGGCATTCTGGGTTACGAAGAGCGTCCACTGGTTTCTGTGGATTACCGCGGTGATTCCCGCTCCAGCATCATTGATGCTTTATCCACCATGGTGGTCAATGAAACGCATGTGAAAATCTATGCCTGGTATGACAATGAATGGGGCTATGCCTTAAGAATGGTCGAGCTGGGTCGTAAAGTCGGCGTCATGGATCAAGAGTAA
- the phoU gene encoding phosphate signaling complex protein PhoU codes for MNNQRVDGHTSQAYDAEMNEIVNDVLAMGELVIQQVERALNAFINADVALAQEVISADTSINDMEVEIDDKCVQVLVKRQPAAGDLRAVIAVIKTIKDLERIGDQAKRIARMAAKSDNNVLPPKEFHEFATMGGHVTQMLHGAMSAFRRMDADEALKVALLDKQVDSDYEAILRQNMTYMLEDPRNITRMVEMTWVGRAIERIGDHARNVCEYTIYFVKGRNVRHTNDEELQAIVRDN; via the coding sequence ATGAATAATCAACGTGTTGATGGGCATACCTCCCAGGCGTATGACGCCGAAATGAATGAAATCGTTAATGATGTTCTGGCCATGGGTGAGCTGGTGATTCAGCAGGTGGAGAGAGCCTTAAATGCTTTCATCAATGCCGATGTTGCTTTAGCTCAAGAAGTAATCAGTGCCGACACCTCAATCAATGATATGGAAGTAGAGATTGATGATAAATGTGTGCAGGTACTAGTCAAGCGCCAGCCTGCCGCGGGTGACCTGCGTGCAGTGATTGCGGTAATCAAGACTATCAAAGATCTAGAGCGTATTGGTGATCAGGCAAAACGTATTGCCCGTATGGCGGCTAAGTCGGATAATAACGTGCTGCCTCCTAAAGAGTTCCATGAATTTGCAACCATGGGTGGTCACGTTACCCAGATGCTGCACGGAGCAATGAGTGCATTTCGTCGAATGGATGCCGATGAAGCCCTGAAGGTGGCCTTGCTAGATAAGCAAGTTGATAGTGATTATGAGGCGATCCTGCGCCAGAATATGACCTATATGTTGGAAGATCCTCGTAATATTACCCGAATGGTCGAAATGACATGGGTAGGGCGCGCAATTGAGCGTATCGGAGATCATGCCCGCAACGTCTGTGAGTATACGATTTATTTCGTAAAAGGACGTAATGTTCGCCATACCAATGATGAAGAGTTGCAAGCGATCGTTCGCGATAATTGA
- a CDS encoding substrate-binding domain-containing protein: MTFRNKALAIAMTAAAAVAFTAPAMARDTIQIAGSSTVLPFASIVAEEFGNSFPQFNTPVVGSGGSSGGLRQFCQGVGENTIDIANASRAIRSSEVESCAENGVTEIIEVKIGYDGIVFASRTDSGDFALEPHHVFLAGAAQIPQNGEMVANPYTRWSQIDSSLPDQEIVLVIPGSNHGTREVYEEKVVHPGCETFEEVQAMEKEAKSNFCNAIRTDGRVVEIAGNYTETLARLDAQKDALGVFGLSFYDQNRDSLKVATVGGVTPSLETIGTGEYPVSRPLYFYIKNQHVGVIPGLLEYAQYFLSEQIGGMGSILEEAGLIPMDMTERDAITAAVMSQTLLD; encoded by the coding sequence ATGACGTTTCGTAACAAAGCTCTCGCCATCGCGATGACCGCAGCTGCTGCCGTTGCTTTCACTGCACCAGCCATGGCGCGTGATACCATTCAGATCGCTGGTTCTTCAACTGTACTGCCTTTTGCTTCGATTGTTGCTGAAGAGTTTGGTAACTCTTTCCCACAGTTTAACACGCCTGTTGTCGGTTCGGGTGGCTCCAGTGGCGGTTTGCGCCAGTTTTGTCAGGGTGTTGGTGAAAACACCATTGATATTGCCAACGCATCACGTGCAATTCGTTCCAGTGAAGTGGAAAGCTGTGCTGAAAACGGCGTAACCGAGATTATTGAAGTTAAAATTGGCTACGATGGTATCGTATTTGCTTCACGTACAGATAGTGGTGATTTTGCACTTGAGCCGCATCATGTATTCCTGGCTGGCGCTGCGCAGATTCCACAGAATGGCGAAATGGTAGCCAACCCTTATACTCGCTGGTCACAGATCGACAGTTCACTGCCAGATCAGGAAATCGTACTGGTTATCCCTGGCTCTAACCACGGTACTCGTGAAGTCTACGAAGAAAAAGTAGTTCACCCTGGTTGTGAAACTTTTGAAGAAGTTCAGGCGATGGAAAAAGAAGCCAAGTCTAACTTCTGTAATGCCATTCGTACTGACGGTCGTGTTGTAGAAATTGCTGGTAACTACACTGAAACTTTGGCTCGTCTGGATGCTCAGAAAGATGCGCTGGGTGTATTTGGTCTGAGCTTTTATGATCAAAACCGCGATAGTCTGAAAGTGGCGACAGTTGGTGGTGTGACTCCAAGCCTGGAAACTATTGGTACTGGTGAGTATCCAGTGTCTCGCCCTTTATACTTCTACATCAAAAATCAGCACGTTGGTGTGATCCCTGGTTTGTTGGAATATGCTCAGTATTTCCTGAGCGAGCAGATCGGTGGTATGGGGAGCATTCTGGAAGAAGCTGGTTTGATTCCTATGGACATGACAGAGCGTGATGCGATCACTGCAGCTGTAATGTCTCAGACATTACTGGACTAA
- the pstA gene encoding phosphate ABC transporter permease PstA, with protein MNTETVNLPDQTDLAKKRDLMQQRVTKSLKRRHSQEQRFRMMGVAAVVAALAFVALLFITILSKGVPAFWQAHITLDVHFDEQLIKIDEKPVRMESESEAEFNQRFLAWQTQLGFINFNRIILNAIAKEIPEAADHPRDAMQLVTSGERFALRDMVRDDPSIIGTTQRLTMLADANIDVWVKGNVDRDLPTSQQQISTLTQEWADELVDRGVIENSFSTSLFMNPDSRSSLASAGLAGAFMGSLMMMLIVMFLAVPIGVASAIYLEEFAPQNKLTDLIEVNINNLAAVPSIVFGLLGASVFILWFKLPLSAPIVGGLVLTLMTLPTVIIATRSTLKAIPPSIRSAALGLGASKVQSVLHHVLPLAIPGILTGAILGIAQALGEAAPLLLIGMSSFVASVPATPFEQSTALPVQIFLWQGNELRNFFEARTSAAIVVLLALMISLNAVAIWLRKHFETRW; from the coding sequence ATGAATACTGAAACAGTGAATCTGCCAGATCAAACTGACTTGGCGAAAAAACGGGATCTGATGCAACAGCGTGTTACAAAGTCGCTGAAGCGGCGTCATTCTCAAGAACAACGCTTTAGAATGATGGGTGTTGCAGCCGTTGTCGCGGCACTGGCTTTTGTGGCACTGCTATTCATCACCATCTTGTCGAAAGGTGTGCCTGCGTTTTGGCAAGCGCATATCACCCTTGATGTACACTTTGATGAGCAGCTTATTAAGATAGATGAAAAGCCTGTTCGCATGGAGAGTGAGTCCGAAGCCGAGTTTAATCAGCGCTTCCTGGCATGGCAGACGCAGTTGGGCTTTATTAATTTTAATAGAATTATACTAAATGCGATTGCCAAAGAGATCCCCGAAGCGGCTGATCACCCGCGTGATGCGATGCAATTAGTCACTTCTGGTGAGCGCTTTGCTTTACGTGATATGGTACGAGATGATCCGTCTATTATAGGGACAACGCAGCGGTTGACAATGTTGGCTGATGCTAACATTGATGTTTGGGTTAAAGGAAATGTTGACCGTGATTTACCTACATCACAACAGCAGATTTCAACCTTAACGCAGGAATGGGCTGATGAGCTGGTAGACCGAGGTGTGATTGAGAATAGCTTTAGCACATCGCTATTTATGAATCCTGACTCACGTAGCTCTTTAGCGTCTGCAGGTCTGGCTGGCGCCTTCATGGGTTCATTGATGATGATGTTAATTGTGATGTTCCTTGCCGTGCCCATCGGGGTTGCATCGGCGATTTATCTTGAAGAGTTTGCACCACAGAACAAGTTAACTGACCTCATCGAGGTGAATATCAATAACCTGGCGGCTGTACCTTCCATTGTGTTTGGTTTGCTCGGTGCATCGGTATTTATCCTTTGGTTCAAGTTACCGCTTTCTGCCCCGATAGTCGGTGGTTTGGTACTGACCTTGATGACATTACCGACGGTTATTATCGCTACGCGTTCGACGCTAAAGGCAATTCCACCGTCGATTCGTTCAGCCGCGCTGGGCCTTGGTGCTTCCAAAGTGCAGTCCGTGTTACATCATGTATTGCCTTTGGCGATACCGGGTATTTTGACTGGAGCGATTCTCGGTATTGCTCAGGCGCTGGGAGAAGCGGCACCCTTGCTGCTGATTGGGATGAGCTCTTTCGTTGCCAGTGTGCCAGCAACCCCTTTTGAGCAATCGACAGCTTTACCAGTGCAGATTTTTCTGTGGCAGGGTAATGAGCTACGTAATTTTTTCGAGGCGAGAACCTCGGCAGCCATTGTTGTACTCCTGGCGCTGATGATCTCGTTGAATGCTGTAGCCATCTGGCTGCGCAAACATTTTGAAACACGGTGGTGA
- the modA gene encoding molybdate ABC transporter substrate-binding protein, with amino-acid sequence MIKHRWFQRVGLAGLLFLFCMATSVQILASVRVAAAADLQQALREIAEQFHQHYPQYSISLTFGSSGVFTSQLLQGAPFELFFSADAAYIDRLASEGLIMGQPYDYALGRIAFYSRQTLETDQADIAFQHWLDTRSDAAKLSIANPRHAPYGVAAMGWLTGLGKAEQVSSFRVLGENASQAVQFVLSGAAEAGVVAWPLLSGREDLPGRAWLIPESEHPPLTQRAALINNASQAAQAFFDYIQQPEAKQILMRHGFGLPD; translated from the coding sequence ATGATTAAGCATAGATGGTTCCAGCGTGTTGGCTTGGCGGGACTGTTATTTTTGTTCTGCATGGCCACCAGTGTCCAGATACTAGCATCAGTACGCGTGGCTGCTGCTGCCGATCTGCAACAGGCGCTTCGCGAGATAGCCGAACAATTTCATCAACATTACCCGCAGTACTCTATCAGCTTAACCTTCGGCTCATCCGGCGTATTTACCAGCCAGTTGCTGCAAGGTGCGCCCTTTGAATTGTTCTTTTCAGCCGATGCCGCCTATATAGATCGGCTTGCATCAGAAGGGCTAATCATGGGGCAGCCCTATGATTATGCACTCGGTCGAATCGCCTTTTATAGTCGTCAGACGCTAGAGACTGATCAGGCAGACATAGCTTTTCAACACTGGTTAGATACGCGCTCGGATGCCGCCAAACTATCGATTGCCAATCCCCGACACGCGCCCTATGGTGTGGCTGCCATGGGTTGGCTAACGGGATTGGGTAAAGCTGAACAGGTTAGCAGTTTCCGCGTACTGGGCGAAAATGCCTCACAAGCCGTCCAGTTCGTACTTTCGGGTGCCGCCGAAGCGGGTGTGGTGGCCTGGCCGTTGCTCAGTGGACGTGAGGATCTACCGGGCCGAGCTTGGCTTATTCCCGAGTCGGAGCATCCTCCACTGACTCAACGCGCAGCGCTAATCAATAATGCCAGTCAAGCGGCGCAGGCCTTCTTTGACTATATTCAACAGCCAGAAGCAAAACAGATTTTAATGCGCCACGGTTTTGGACTCCCCGACTGA